The following nucleotide sequence is from Deltaproteobacteria bacterium.
GCGTGCCCACGAACTTGACGTTGGCGCAGGCGTCGGCGCCGCCGGTGGCGCAGCCTTCGTCGTCGGGGATGAGGAAGCGCAGCGGGCCGCCCTTGTCCCGGGGCAGGGGGTCGTCGCCGATGCGGTAGGCGATGACCGCGTGGCGCAGCGCTTCCAGCGGCACGCTGGCGGCGAATCCGCCGTCGGTGGACTCGACGGTGACGTAGTCCAGTTCCGCACCGGGCTGGAGCCGGTCGAGGATGGCCTGGAGCGTCACCGCGCCTCCGATCCGGCCGGGGATCAGCGCGCCGACGTCGTCGATCTGGCCGTCCAATGCCGCGAGCTGCCGGAAATCCAGCTCCTGCGCCGGTTTTCCTTCCTGTTCGATGCGAAGCCCGTTCATGATTCGTCTCCCCGTGGTGGAAGGCCCGCGCTCAGGTCGGCATGCCCGTGCACGGGGGGCAGACGCCGTAGAGCACGACTTGGTGGCTTTCGAGGCGGAAGCCCTTGGGCGCCAGCTTCACCAGATCGTCGGTGGGGCATCCCTGGACGTCGAAGACGCCGTCGCACTCGCGGCACTGGAAGTGGTGGTGGTGTTCCTTCCCGGCGGTCTCGTAGCGCGCCGCCTCTCCGGGAATGCCCACCGCGACGAGCGTACCCTCGGTCATCATGGTGTGGATGGTGCGGTAGACCGTGGCGATGCCCAAGCCGGGCGCCCGGGTCTGGGCCGCCAGCAGAATGTCCTGCGGGCTCAGCGGGCGGTTGGCTTCCAGGAGGACTCGCTGGATGACGCTCCGTTGCCGGGTGCGCCGTCTGGCGCGAAAGCGCGCCTGAGGAGCTGTTTCGTCGAAGTGGCTTTTTCCGCTGGTCATGTGAACCCCCAGCGCCTGCCGCCGCAGGCGTAGTGCCCGTCCCGCGCGCCTCTCCGGGACGGCTACCCTATACTACACGATACCACACCTGAATTGCACGCAAAGACGGCCGGGTCCAGACGGCCGGGTCCACTTTGCGGCGCGACACTGGCTGCCGAAGGGTCGCCTTAATGATCCACTTATCTTGCTAGCGGTGACGAAGTTCTCCGGAGCCATAAAACATGGAGTCCGCACTTGCTAATTCGATAGTGATTTATTAATAGCATATCAGGTAACCGTGGCAGAAGGAGGCTGTATGAGACTTGTCGAAATGAAACGGTTGGTTCTCGGATGCGTGGCGTTCCTGCTTGCGTGCGGTCTCTCGGTCCCGGTCGGGGCACAGGAACCGGCGGAGGCGCTCAAGAAGCAGCTCCGGGAGATGCAGCAGGAAATGGGTGACTTGATGAAGCGCATCGAGGAGCTCGAGAAGAAGAAGGCCGAGGCGGACCGCGTGCAGTCGGTGGAGCAATCGGTGCAGTCGATTCAGGAGAGCCCGTCGATCCTGAACCCGTCGATCGGCCTGGCCATCGACACGACTATCCAGAGTCGGGCGGACACCGACGAAGATTTTTTCAATTTGCGGTCGGTGGAGCTTGGACTGTCGGCCGAGATCGACCCCTATGCCAGGGCGTATACGTTCATCACCGCCATCGGAGACAGTGTCGAAGTCGAAGAGGCGGCCGTGCAGACGACGGCGCTGCCGATCAACGTCACCGCCGGGCGGTTTTTTGCCGACTTTGGCCGCCTGCCGCAGTTCCACCCGCACGAGCTTCCGTTCGTCAACACGCCCCTGTCCATGACCCGCATGATCGGAGGAGAGGCCCTGGGCACGGGCCTCCAGTGGCGCTTTCTCTTTCCGACCCCGTTCTACCTCGCCCTGACCGGCGGCGTGTTCAATGAGATCGGCGGGCACGCGCATGGCGCAGGTGGGCACGCACACGAGGGTGAGGACGACCACGAGGNNNNNNNNNNNNNNNNNNNNNNNNNNNNNNNNNNNNNNNNNNNNNNNNNNNNNNNNNNNNNNNNNNNNNNNNNNNNNNNNNNNNNNNNNNNNNNNNNNNNGCGAGGACGACCACGAGGGCGAGGACGACCACGAGGGCGAGGACGACCACGAGGGCGAGGACGACCACGAGGGTGAGGACGACCACGAAGGCGAGGACGACCACGCCGACGAAGGCGGAAGCCGCTCCCTCAAGGACCTGACCTACTTGGGCCGCCTGCACGCCTTCTTCGACCTGAGCGAGACCTGGAACCTCGAGGTGGGTTCGTCGTTGGCGCATTCGCCGAGGACGGAGATGGAAGAGGACAGCCGCCGGTCGCTCTTGGGCGTTGACGTGACGCTTCGGCACCGGCCCCTGGTGCCGGGCTTCTACGAAGGGTTCACCGTCGCCGGCGAGTGGTTCGTCAACCGCCAGGACCACCACGACACTGGGACCACCACCGCCCGCGGCGGCTATGCGTACGCCAATTGGGACGTCAATCCCGAGTTGCCGGGCAAGTGGAGCCTGGGTCTGTTGCTGGATTCCGCGCCCGAACTGGACAGCCCGGATGACAGGACGCTGAGCCTGTCGCCGTACGTCACCTGGGCCCCCAGCGAGTTCAATCGCCTGCGGCTCCAGTACACGCACGGGTGGGACGACGACAACCGTCCGGAGTACGACGGCTCCCAGGTCTTTCTCCAATGGACCACCGTTCTCGGCAGCCACACGCACGGTTTCCGTGAGCGGCGCTAGGGAGCGGCATCGCGGGGGCGGCCTCCGGAAGGAGGCTGCCCGCCCGCGTTCGGCAGCGGTGCCTGAGGAGACATACCCATGAAGAGTCCATCCAAACGGTGGTGGCCGCGGGCCACCTTTACGCTGTCGCTGGTCCTCCTGTTGGCGGCTCCGGCGGCGGCGCAGAAGATCAACGTGGTGACGACCATTCCGGACCTGGCCGACATCACGCGGCGGATCGGCAAGGACAGGGTCTCGGTAAGCAGCCTGACGCTGGGAGTCCGGGACATTCACGCCGTCCAGGTGAAGCCGAGCATGGTCACCAAGCTCAACCGCGCCGACGCGGTGGTGCTGATGGGGCTGTCGCTGGAGCACGCGTTCCTTCCGGCCCTGCTGGACGTGGCCGCCAATCCGCGGATCGCGCGCGGCGGCATCGGCTACATCGACACCTCCACCGGCGTCGTGCCCCTGAAACCGCCAAAGACCCTCTCGCGCAAGGGTGGCGACATCCATCCGAGGGGCAATCCCCACTACAACCTCGACCCGGTCCTGGGGAAGCTCATCGCGCGGAACATCGCGGAAGGCCTGTCGAAGGCCCACGGCGAGCATCGCGCCTTTTTCATGAAGAACCTGCAAGCCTACACCGCGGAGTTGGATCGGCGCATACCGGGGTGGCAAAAGGCGGCCCGCGGTCTCGACGGTGTCCGGTTCGTCAGCTACCACGACGACATGGCGTACTTCGCCAAGCGCTACGGCATGCGGCTGTTCGGCACCCTGGAGGTGGCGGCCGGCATCGGTCCGACGCCGGCGCACATCGTCCAACTCGTGGAGCGGATGAAGGCCGCGCGCGTGCCCTTGGTGGTGTACGGCACCTATCCCAGCCGGGTACCGCAACGGGTCGCGCGTGAAGCCGGCGCCGCCGTGGTGCCCGTGCCCTTGTACGTGGGCGGGCGGCCCGGCGTGGACACTTATGTCAAGTTGATCGACTACCTCGTCACCCACCTTTCCAAGGCGGTCGCCAGGTGACCGCCTCCGACTCGCCGGAGCGTCCCCTACTTGCGCTCCAGCACGCGTGTCTGGGGTACGGCCCCGAGCCGGTGCTCGACGATGTTCATCTGCGCATCGGCGCGGGCGAACTCATCGGGTTGGCGGGCCCCAACGGGTCCGGCAAGACCACCCTCCTCCGGTCGATGCTGGGCCTGCTCCCGCTGCAAGGCGGCAACGTGGAACGACACCTGCCGCGGACCCGTCTCGGCTACGTACCCCAGCACGCTTCCCTCGACGCCTGGTTCCCGCTGAGCGTGTGGGAGGTGGCCGCCATGGGCGCCTACGGCCGGCTGCGTCCCTGGCGGCTATTCCCGCGCGGCGAAAGACAGCGGGTCGACGCGGCCCTGGCGCAGGTGGGCTTGGCGCGCCTCGGGCGGTCCGTCTTCTTTCACCTCTCGGGCGGACAGCGCCAGCGGGCGCTCATCGCGCGCGCCCTGACCGTGGATCCGGCGTTGCTGCTGCTCGACGAGCCGTTCGCCGGCGTGGACCGGGATGCCCGCGAGGACATCGCGCGACAGCTCGAAGAGATCAACCGGCGCTCCCGTCTGGCCATCGTCATCTGCAGTCATGACGGCGATCTCCTGGCGCGGTTCTGTGATCGCGTGATCGAGGTCTCGGACGGGCGCGTGCACGGGGGCATTCGCGAAAACGGGTAAGGTCCGGCCGACGTGGCGCAGGCATTCGCCGAGATCCTGGACCCTTCCTTCCTGCTCTTCCCGGCGGTGCTGGGAAGCATCGTCCTGGGGCTGGTGTGTCCGGTGGTGGGGGGCTTCCTGGTGCTCAGGCGCAGCGTGCTGCTGGGCCTGACCCTGCCGCAGTTCGCCGCCGCGGGCGCGGCGTTCGCCTTGTTCGCCCACGAGGTCGGCTTGGTGCCGCATCCGGGCCACACATCGGGCGACGCGCACCAGGTGGAGCGCCTGCTCGCCTACGGCGGCTCGTTGCTGTTCACCTTCGCGGGCATGACGCTGCTGGCGTTGACGGATCGCCGCGGTGGCGGGCGCTCGGAGACGCGGCTGGCGGTGGCGTATGCCTTGGCCGGGTCGCTCATGATCCTTTTCGTGGCGGTCCATCCCTTCGGCGACGCGGCGATCCTGGGTCTGGTCAAGGGAGAGGCGGTGGTGCTGTCCTGGGCCGAGCTTGCCGCCCTGGGCGCGGTCTACGCGGCGGTGACGGCGTGCCTTGTCCTCTTCCGGCGCGAGTTGCTGATGGCGTCGTTCGACCGGGACCTCACCTTCCTCCTCAGGGGCGGCACCTTCACGTGGGACCTCCTCTTCCACCTGCTCGCCGGAGTCGCCATCGCGCTGGGGGTGATGATGGCCGGCCCTCTGCTCACCTTCGGCCTGCTGGTGCTCCCGCCCATCGCCGTGAGGCCCCTGGTGTCCCGCATGGCGTCCTATTTCATCGCGTCGTCGCTGGTGGGCGCCGGCATCGGCTTGACGGGTTTCGCCGTCGCGTACCGGTTCGACGTGCCGTTGGGTCCCGCGATCCTGGCGTTGGGCTGCGGCCTGGTGCCGGCCGCTCACGCCCTGGCGTGGCTCGGGGGCAGGTTCCGGCGGTGACCGCTCTTACCGTGCGGCGGCGCGCAGCACCTCCTCGGTGCAGGAGGCCAGCAGCCGATCGTGGGCGTGGTCGAGGGCGAAGACGCGGAACTTGACGATCTTGGACGGGATGTAGGCGAACAGCTCGGCCATGGATTCCTTGGTGATGATGCCGGTGGAGGGGTCGTAGGTGTGGATCTGCTTCTTGCCCATGGCCATGGGGTTCTCGGGGCGCGAATCCTGGCTGGCCATGTCCACGCGGAACACCAGGTGGCGCTTGCCGGCCGGCAGCGCGTCGCGCACGCGCGCTTCCCAGTCGCGCACCCCGATGGCGTCGAGGCCGGCATCGAGCTCCGCCCCGGCGAGGCTCCGCTCGTAGGCCAGCCGCCACTTGAGGTCGCGGTCGAGGATGCGCCCCCACTCGCGCCCCAGCGGGGTGCCGAGCCGGCGCCAGTGCGACACCTCCTGCAAGAGCGACCAGTCGGTCAGGTGCAGGTAGCGGTCCATGTGCTCCAGGGGATTGCCCGGCGCGATCCGCGCCATGGTCTCCGGGAACAGCTCCTGCAGGTGCGCGTCGATGGACCGGGTGGTGCGGTGGAAGTAGACGTTCTCGTAGAGGTACTTGCGCGCGTTCAGGAACATGGTGAGGGCGCCCTCGCCGGAGCGGTGCAGCGTGAGCCCCTGGGGCGAGATGAACGTGTAGTACATCAGCCGTTCGCGGTCGATGGGCCCGATGGCCACGCCGCACATGTACGAGTCGCGCGACACGTAGTCGAGGTTGTCGAAGGTGAGGATGCCGTTGGTCAGCGGCTGCAGGAAGCGCACCCAGAGCGGTCGCGCGGGGTCGTCGTCGGAATCCTTCTTGATGGGGAAGGCGATCTCGTCCGGGTCCAGTTCCTCGCCCGCGGCAAAGGCGCCCGAGGGGCTCCGGCGGATGCCGCGGATGAGATCGCCCAGGTGCTCGCGGATGATGACCTGGGAGATGTCCTCGTGGATCAGTCCGTACTCGCTGAGGAAGTGGTTGTCGAAGAAGTGGCAGAACGGGCCGTGGCCGACGTCGTGCAGCAGCCCGATGACGCGCATGTACGCTTCCACGTAGTTGGCGGAAGGACAGGCGTCGCCCAGGACCTTGCGCAGGGAAGGGTACAGGCCGCGGGCGAAGCCCCCGGCCAGGTGCATGGCCCCGAGGCAGTGCTGGAAACGGGAGTGCTCCGCCGAGGGGTAGACCCAGCGCGCGCTCTGGAGCTGGAAGATGTAGCGCAGGCGCTGGAACCAGGGAGAGTCGATCAGGTCCTTTTCCGTGACCTCGCCCGGTTCCTCGGGCACCGTGAAGGGGATGTAGCGGTGGATCGGGTCGGCGATGAGCGAGCAGCCATGGTAGTCAGAGCGCATGGACGGCCCCGGTTTCTCCTCGGACCCGCTGAAGTTTCATGGGCTCACGCATGAACGGCCCGCTTGTCCCTCACAATTCGAAGCTCACCTGGGCGGTCCACTGGTCGCCCATCTTTCCCAAGTGGCTCAAACGTTCATCCACGGCGCCGATGGCTTCACGCTCTTCGTGGCGGTCGGGATCGAACTTCTCACCGCGGGCCTCCGCGCGCACGAAGAAGTCGCCGGCCTCGTGAATGGCGAACTCCTTCAGGATGTAACCGCTCGCCTGGTATTCGTAGAGCAGCTCCCGAATCCAGTTTACCATGAGGTCGTCGTGGTCCACGCCCTCCGCCTCCACCGCGACGCTTTCCCGCGCCTCCACGGTGTCGAGGTCCACGAGCAGGTCGAAGAGCGCGAACCCGGCGTCCGCCAGCACCCCCGGAAGGGAGTCGCCCGCGAGCCGGACGCTCATCTCCGACGACCGCCTCAAGACCCGGTATTTCTTTTCCTCGTCGGCCATTTCAATCCCTGTTGATCAGCGACGCGGCGTAGCCGGCGCCGAAGCCGTTGTCGATGTTTACCACGGTGACCCCGGCGGCGCACGAGTTGAGCATGGCCAGGAGCGCGGAGAGGCCGTGGAAGCTGGCGCCGTAGCCCACGCTGGTGGGTACGGCGATGACCGGCCGGCGCACCAGGCCGGCCACGACGCTGGGCAGCGCGCCTTCCATGCCCGCCACGACGATCAGCAGCGCCGCCTCGGTGAGCTGCCGGTGGTGGCCCAGCAGCCGGTGCAGGCCCGCCACGCCCACGTCGTAGATCCGCTCCACCCGGTTGCCCATGATCTCGCTGGTGACCGCGGCCTCCTCCGCCACCGGGATGTCGGAGGTGCCCGCGCATACCACCGCGATGGTCCCCTTGCCCTTGAGCGGCGCATGCTTGGTGCGCCAGGTGGCGGCGCGCGCCTCGCGATGGAAGCGGAAGCCCCGCAGCCGCGGCTTGAGCGCGTCCATCTTCTCCTCGGACAGCCGCGTGATGAGCACGTTCACCGCGCTCTTGCGGATCGCCCGGGCGATGGCGGCGATGTCCGCCACCTCCTTGCCCTCGCCCAGAATGACCTCGGGAAACCCCTGCCGCAAGGCCCGGTGATGGTCCACCTTGGCGAACCCCAGGTCCTCGAAGGGAAGGTGCCGCAGCCGCTCCACCGCGTCGTCCACCCCCACCTCCCCGCGCCGGACCCCGTTCAAGAGTTCTATGAGCTGCTCTTCGTCCATGGATGCTAGATGGCGTCCTTCGACTTCGCTTCTGTCCTGAGCTTGTCGAAGGGCTCAGGACGAACGGTTTTGGAGACTTGGTTCCGTTCGTCCTGAGCGTAGCGAAGCGAAGTCGAAGGACCGCAATTCCTGAAGTGGTCATAGCCCCCCGCGCTCAGGGGCACGCGCTCGCCGCGCGTGTCCACCAGCGTGACGCCGTGCTTCCTCGGCACGCACTCGCCGATGCGGGTGATGGGGACGCCGGTGCGGCGGGCGGCGCGCTCGACGCTCTTGCGCGCGTCCGGGTCCGCCGTGAACAGCAACTCGTAGTCCTCGCCGCCGGCGAGCGCGCACCGGAGGTCGTTGGGGCCGGCCGTCCGCACGAAGGCCGGCGACAGGGGCACGCGCGCCTGGTGCACCACGGCGCCGGTGCGGCTGGCCCGGCAGATGTGGCCCAGGTCCTGGGCGAGGCCGTCGCTTACGTCCACCATGGCGTGCGCCAGGCCCTCCCGGGCGAGCAGCATGCCGGTCTTCACCCGCGCGCTGGGACGGTGGTGCCGCCCCACCAGGTAGTTCCGGTCCCGCGCCTTCACCTTGGGGCGCGGCTCCGAAAGCAGCGCCAGCCCCAGCGCCGAGTCCCCCAGGGTGCCGGTGACGTAGATGTCGTCGCCCACCCGGGCGCCGGCGCGCGTCACCGCGCCGTGGGGCGCCTCGCCGGCGAGGAACACGTCGATGGTGAGCCGGTCGGCGGCGCAGGTGTCGCCCCCCACCAGCGCCACGCGGTGCTCGGCCGCCAGCGCGTGGACGCCGTCGACCAGGGCGGCGGCCTGCCGGGTGTCGATGTCGGGAAGAGCCACGGAGAGGAGGAAGAACGCCGGACGCCCGCCCATGGCGGCGATGTCGCTCAGGCTGGCGGTGAGGGATTTGTGTCCGAGGTCCTGCATCGAGATCCACTCGCGGTTGAAGTGGACGCCTTCGATGAGCAGATCCGAGGTGAACAGGAGCGAGTCCCCGGCGGTGGATACCCAGGCGGCATCGTCGCCGATGCCCAGCCGCACCCCGCGCCGGCGCGGGGTCTTCCTTTGGATCAGGTCGATGAGCCCGAATTCTCCGAGGTCGCGGAGTTTCATGGGAAAGCCTGATCCGGACTGGATGTGGGGCAACGTGCCGCCGGTCGCCAGATCGCGGAGTCTCACGGGAAAGCGTGATGCCCCTCAGGCATTCGCCGGCACCGTCCTGTCCCCTCCGCTCTTGGGGCGGCCCTGCCGGGCCTGCTTCCTGGCCTTGGCGGCGGTTCCGGACCCGGGCTCCTTGGCGGGTACGCCGCCGGGCTTGTCGTCGAAGGCCACCGCGAGCACGTCGTTCATGTTCCGCGCCAGGATGAAGTTCAGCTTGTTGCGCAGCGGGCGCGGGATCTCTTCCAGGTCCTTCTGGTTCTGGAAGGGGATGGCGACGGTCTGGACCCCGGAGCGGAAGGCCGCCAGGCACTTTTCCTTGAGGCCGCCCACGGGCAGCACCCGTCCCCGGAGCGTGATCTCCCCGGTCATGGCCACGTTGCGGCTCACCGGCCGCTTGGTCAGCGCGGAGATGAGGGCCGTGCCCATGGTGATGCCGGCGGAAGGACCGTCCTTGGGGATGGAGCCCGAGGGCACGTGAATGTGGATGTCCTGCTTCTGGTAGAAGTTCTCCTCCAGCCCGAGGTTCTTGGCCTGGGCGCGGGCGTAGCTCACCGCGGCCTGGGCCGATTCGCGCATCACCTCGCCCAACTGGCCGGTGAGGGTCAGGTTGCCGCGGCCCTTGGAGAGCGACGCCTCCACGTGCAGCAGCTCGCCCCCGGCGCTGGTCCAGGCCAGGCCCGTGGCCACGCCGATCTCGTTCTGCTCCGGGGTCTCGGTGAGGAAGCGCGGCGGGCCGAGGAACTGGTGCAGGTTGCGCCGGGTGACGCGCGTGCGCGCGGTGCGGCCGTCGGCCACCCGGCGCGCGACCTTGCGGCCGATGGCGGCGATCTCCCGCTCCAGGTTCCGCAGACCGGCCTCCCGCGTGTACTGCTCGATGATGCGCAGCACCGCGTCCTGCGAGATGTCCAGCAGGTCGCCCGAGATCCCGGCCTCCTGGCGTTGCCGCGGGATCAGGAAGCGGCGCGCGATCTCCAGCTTTTCCTCGTTGGTGTAGCCGGAGAGGTTGATGACCTCCATGCGGTCGCGCAGCGCCGGCGGCACCGTGTCGAGCAGGTTCGCCGTGCAGATGAACAGCACGCTGGAGAGGTCGAAGGGCACGTTCAGGTAGTGGTCGCTGAAGGCGTGGTTCTGCTCCGGGTCGAGCACCTCCAGCAGCGCCGCCGAGGGGTCGCCGCGGAAGTCGTTGCCGACCTTGTCCAGCTCGTCGAGCATGAACACCGGGTTGTTGGAGCCGGCCTGCTTCATGCCCTGGATGATGCGGCCGGGCAGGGCGCCCACGTAGGTCCGGCGGTGCCCGCGGATTTCCGCCTCGTCGCGGATGCCGCCCAGCGAGATGCGTACGAACTTGCGTCCGAGGGCGCGCGCGATGGACTTCCCCAAGGAGGTCTTGCCCACTCCCGGCGGGCCGACGAAGCACAGGATCGGGCCGCGGATCTTCTTCCGCAGCTTGTTCACCGCGAGGTACTCCAGGAACCGCTCCTTGATCTTCTCCAGGTTGTAGTGGTCCTCGTCGAGGACCTGCTTGGCCTTGCGGAGGTCGAGCTTGTCCTTGGTGCGAACGCTCCAGGGAAGCTCCACCATCCAGTCCAGGTAGGTGCGCACCAGGGAGGACTCGGACGATTCGGGGTGCATCTGCTCCAGCCGCTTGAGCTGCTTGTCGGCCTCCTTCTTGACCTCCGGCGGCATGCCGGCCTTGTCGAGCTGGCCTTTCAGCTCGTTCATCTCTTCCGTCTTCTCGTCGCCCTCGCCGAGTTCCTGGTGGATCTGCCGGAGCTGCTCCCGCAGGAAGTACTCCCGCTGGGTCTTGCTCATCTCGTCCTTGGCCTGGTTCTGGATGCGCGCCTGCATGGTGGCGAGCTCGAGCTCGCGGGTGAGCAGCTCGTTGACCTTCTTGAGCCGGTCCACCGGCTCGTAGATCTCCAGGATCGACTGGCTCTCCTCGATCTGGAGGCGCAGGTTGGACGCCACCAGGTCCGCGAGCACGCCGGGATCCACCACGTTGTCCGTGACCATCACGATCTCGGGCGGGAGGTTCTTGAGGTTGAGGATCTGCTCGATCTTCTCCTTGACGTTGCGCATGAGCGCCTCGACCTCGATGGAAACCTCGATGACCTGGGGCTCGATGACCTTCTCGATGCGTGTCTCGAAGTAGGGTTCCTCGCGGACGAATTCCTGCAGGATGCCCTTGGTCATCCCCTGCACCAGGATCTTCACCCGGCCGTCGTCGAGCTTGAGCATGCGCAGGATGGTCGCCACCGTGCCCACGCGGTAGAGGTCGTCCGTCGCGGGGTCGTCCTCGGCCGCGTCCTTCTGCACCACGAGAAAGATGTGCCGGTCGCGCTCCAGCGCCTCGTTCACCGCGTTGATGGACAGCTCCCTGCCGATGAACAGGGGAATCATCATGTACGGATAGATGACGATGTCCCGGATGGGCAGGAGCGGTATGATGTCCGGGATCTCGCTTACGGGCCGGTCGTCGACGAGCGCCGCGGCATCCTTGTCGGATTCTTCCATCGATGATCCTCAGTCGAACAGTTCCTTTACCTTCTCGAAGAACCCTTTTGCAATAGGCTGGCCGTCGTCGCCGCCGTCTTCGGCGAACTCCTGCAGGAGCTTCTTCTGGCGCCCGGTCAGGCGCGTGGGCGTCTCCACCACCACGCGCACGTGCTCGTCCCCCCGGCGGCTCCCGTGCACGTCCTTGATGCCCTTGCCCTTGAGCCGGAACACCGCGTTGGACTGGGTCCCCGCGGGGATCTTCATCTTGACCTTGCCCTCCAGCGTGGGCACCTCGACCTCCGCGCCGAGGGCGGCGTGGACGAAGCTGATGGGCATGTCGCAGATGACGTCCTGTCCGTCGCGCATGAAGATCGGATGCTCCTGCACCAGCATGACCACGTACAGGTCCCCCGGCGGCCCGCCTCGGAAGCCGCCCTCGCCCTCGCCGCGCAGCTTGAGGCGCGATCCGGTGTCGACGCCGGCCGGGATCTTGACGTTGATGGTGTGGAACTTGCGGGTCAGGCCCGCGCCGCCGCACGAGGCGCACGGGTGGGCGATCACCCGGCCCTGGCCGCCGCACTGGCTGCAGGTGCGCGACACCGTGAAGAACCCCTGCTGGAACGCCATCTGCCCCGACCCGTTGCACGCGGGACAGGTCTGCGGCGACGTGCCCTTCTCGGCGCCGCTGCCTTCGCACTCGTCGCACGGCCCGTGGCGCGGGATCTTGATCTTCTGCTCGGTGCCGAAGGCGGCCTGCTCGAAGGTGATCTCGAGGTTGTAGCGCAGGTCGTCGCCGCGCTGCGCCCGGCTCCGGGACCGGCCCCGCGGCGACCCGCCGAAGAAGTCCCCGAAGATGTCGCCGAATATGTCCTCGAACCCGCCGGTGAAGTCGAAACCCCCGGCGAACGGACCGGTATCGCCGAACGCCGCGTGGCCGAACTGGTCGTA
It contains:
- the thiL gene encoding thiamine-phosphate kinase; this encodes MKLRDLGEFGLIDLIQRKTPRRRGVRLGIGDDAAWVSTAGDSLLFTSDLLIEGVHFNREWISMQDLGHKSLTASLSDIAAMGGRPAFFLLSVALPDIDTRQAAALVDGVHALAAEHRVALVGGDTCAADRLTIDVFLAGEAPHGAVTRAGARVGDDIYVTGTLGDSALGLALLSEPRPKVKARDRNYLVGRHHRPSARVKTGMLLAREGLAHAMVDVSDGLAQDLGHICRASRTGAVVHQARVPLSPAFVRTAGPNDLRCALAGGEDYELLFTADPDARKSVERAARRTGVPITRIGECVPRKHGVTLVDTRGERVPLSAGGYDHFRNCGPSTSLRYAQDERNQVSKTVRPEPFDKLRTEAKSKDAI
- a CDS encoding metal ABC transporter ATP-binding protein; the protein is MTASDSPERPLLALQHACLGYGPEPVLDDVHLRIGAGELIGLAGPNGSGKTTLLRSMLGLLPLQGGNVERHLPRTRLGYVPQHASLDAWFPLSVWEVAAMGAYGRLRPWRLFPRGERQRVDAALAQVGLARLGRSVFFHLSGGQRQRALIARALTVDPALLLLDEPFAGVDRDAREDIARQLEEINRRSRLAIVICSHDGDLLARFCDRVIEVSDGRVHGGIRENG
- a CDS encoding archease, with translation MADEEKKYRVLRRSSEMSVRLAGDSLPGVLADAGFALFDLLVDLDTVEARESVAVEAEGVDHDDLMVNWIRELLYEYQASGYILKEFAIHEAGDFFVRAEARGEKFDPDRHEEREAIGAVDERLSHLGKMGDQWTAQVSFEL
- a CDS encoding metal ABC transporter permease codes for the protein MAQAFAEILDPSFLLFPAVLGSIVLGLVCPVVGGFLVLRRSVLLGLTLPQFAAAGAAFALFAHEVGLVPHPGHTSGDAHQVERLLAYGGSLLFTFAGMTLLALTDRRGGGRSETRLAVAYALAGSLMILFVAVHPFGDAAILGLVKGEAVVLSWAELAALGAVYAAVTACLVLFRRELLMASFDRDLTFLLRGGTFTWDLLFHLLAGVAIALGVMMAGPLLTFGLLVLPPIAVRPLVSRMASYFIASSLVGAGIGLTGFAVAYRFDVPLGPAILALGCGLVPAAHALAWLGGRFRR
- a CDS encoding molybdopterin-dependent oxidoreductase — encoded protein: MNGLRIEQEGKPAQELDFRQLAALDGQIDDVGALIPGRIGGAVTLQAILDRLQPGAELDYVTVESTDGGFAASVPLEALRHAVIAYRIGDDPLPRDKGGPLRFLIPDDEGCATGGADACANVKFVGT
- a CDS encoding HD domain-containing protein is translated as MRSDYHGCSLIADPIHRYIPFTVPEEPGEVTEKDLIDSPWFQRLRYIFQLQSARWVYPSAEHSRFQHCLGAMHLAGGFARGLYPSLRKVLGDACPSANYVEAYMRVIGLLHDVGHGPFCHFFDNHFLSEYGLIHEDISQVIIREHLGDLIRGIRRSPSGAFAAGEELDPDEIAFPIKKDSDDDPARPLWVRFLQPLTNGILTFDNLDYVSRDSYMCGVAIGPIDRERLMYYTFISPQGLTLHRSGEGALTMFLNARKYLYENVYFHRTTRSIDAHLQELFPETMARIAPGNPLEHMDRYLHLTDWSLLQEVSHWRRLGTPLGREWGRILDRDLKWRLAYERSLAGAELDAGLDAIGVRDWEARVRDALPAGKRHLVFRVDMASQDSRPENPMAMGKKQIHTYDPSTGIITKESMAELFAYIPSKIVKFRVFALDHAHDRLLASCTEEVLRAAAR
- the larB gene encoding nickel pincer cofactor biosynthesis protein LarB; amino-acid sequence: MDEEQLIELLNGVRRGEVGVDDAVERLRHLPFEDLGFAKVDHHRALRQGFPEVILGEGKEVADIAAIARAIRKSAVNVLITRLSEEKMDALKPRLRGFRFHREARAATWRTKHAPLKGKGTIAVVCAGTSDIPVAEEAAVTSEIMGNRVERIYDVGVAGLHRLLGHHRQLTEAALLIVVAGMEGALPSVVAGLVRRPVIAVPTSVGYGASFHGLSALLAMLNSCAAGVTVVNIDNGFGAGYAASLINRD
- a CDS encoding metal ABC transporter substrate-binding protein, with amino-acid sequence MKSPSKRWWPRATFTLSLVLLLAAPAAAQKINVVTTIPDLADITRRIGKDRVSVSSLTLGVRDIHAVQVKPSMVTKLNRADAVVLMGLSLEHAFLPALLDVAANPRIARGGIGYIDTSTGVVPLKPPKTLSRKGGDIHPRGNPHYNLDPVLGKLIARNIAEGLSKAHGEHRAFFMKNLQAYTAELDRRIPGWQKAARGLDGVRFVSYHDDMAYFAKRYGMRLFGTLEVAAGIGPTPAHIVQLVERMKAARVPLVVYGTYPSRVPQRVAREAGAAVVPVPLYVGGRPGVDTYVKLIDYLVTHLSKAVAR
- a CDS encoding transcriptional repressor, which codes for MTSGKSHFDETAPQARFRARRRTRQRSVIQRVLLEANRPLSPQDILLAAQTRAPGLGIATVYRTIHTMMTEGTLVAVGIPGEAARYETAGKEHHHHFQCRECDGVFDVQGCPTDDLVKLAPKGFRLESHQVVLYGVCPPCTGMPT